The nucleotide sequence TACAAATCATATAAACTACAAAAGAAGGTGTGGGGTTTCTCTAATATATCTCCTTGAAATGATTAGGCAGCTCCATCCTCCACTAGAGATATAATGAGCTTTCTTCTTTTGCTGCCAGAGGTGACCTTGAAATTCTATTCTAGCAAAAAGCACTCTCCTCTCCCTTCCTAGCTGGTAGAATATTGATCATTGTCAACTTTTTTCTATATAGATGAAAATTTGCCTAGATGAAAGATAGGTGTAAGCAAGGTTTGTCATTTCGTACTGGTGTCGCACTAGTATagtatcggtacggtacagtatataattttttttagcataTCGAGTGTTGGTAAGCCATCGTATCGGGTACCGATATCGAATAAGTatagtatggtacggtacgcccTATATTGTCCGATTCGGACTGTAATAAGCTTCCTTCTTTCGCTTCTTGAGGTGACCTTGAGATTTTATTCTAGCAAAAAGCACTCCCAATAAGTAGGAAGAAGCAGCTGCTCTCCCTTCCTAGCTAGTAGAGCATTGGTCATTGTCatctttttcctaaatagatgaAAATTTGCCTTGATGAAAGATTGGTGTAAGTGTAAAAAAATGGACTCAGTTGGAAATGTCATCTCTTTCTTAAGTAGACATCACTTCCATGATCCATAGCAGCTACTTCATACGTACATTCTTTTCCTCCCCTTGAATCTACTTGTGTTATTCTCATAATCATTTGAAAATGGACTAGTTGCATGACAAACATACCTATTAGCTTTCAGAATATTCTTCTAGGAGGGCCATCTCTTGTAATGAGCTTATTATTTCAAAATCGGAAGTCACGGTTTGCAGGCAGTAATAATGCATTTCCTTGAAATAAATTTCATGGTTATCCAGGGGATAGCAGGATCTGGATTTGGCCACTTGGCAATGTCATGGTGTGTGGAGAAGAGAGGCCCTGTCTTCACTGCTGCATTCACTCCTTTTGTACAAATTATGGTGGCTGGAATTGACTTCTCCATCCTCCATGAATCGATTTACCTTGGAAGGTATTGGATTCAAGCTCTTACAGCAGTGATTGCATCCATGTACTATTGCAAACTAACTTTTGTTATTTCATTGCGATGCCCAGTGTTTTGGGGTCTGTTCTTGTGATGCAGGCCTCTATTTTCTTCTATGGGCAAAGAGCAAGGAGGCCTCGGCGAGAGCAACCGGAGAAAATGGCGAACATCAAGTGCAACGGCAAACTGTATGATAAAACAGCATCATTTTGAAGGGGTTGATATCTTCTCCATTTGCTTTATTCTCTTGAGAGCAACACAAGTAAGCAACAGAGCTGAAGAAGGCacattcttctccctctttttgtttgtttgttttttcttctttttttttttcctgaatgGTTGAAGGGCTGTCTGCAATCTTTCAAGCGAAATTACACCTCATTCTGTTGGGTTTTAGTTGGACAATGTCCTAGAGATAATATTAGTTGGACCAGGTCTACCAGTTCAACGGTACACCAATCCAATCAGGAAGCCCTCCGGCGATGCCTCCCTCCCAGCCTCCATCCGGCGCAACAGCTACACCATCGCCAGTGCCCGCGCTTCGCATCCTCGTGCTTTGCCGCCGGCCCTCCTCCAATCTGCCACTCCACTGCCGCCTCCCTCGTAGCtattgcacagatctcaaagcactccaagctttcttttttgttcaCCTGATGGATTTGTaggaaggaaggtgaatccttttTTCGGGCGCGAAGGATACAACCCCTATGTCATAAATATTCATGATAATTTTAACAACCCTGGCCCATCCCTGGTGCACCGGGCCTTGCTGTGGGTCGATGTAAGACCCATATGCATTCCAACATACTGGGCCTCCATTACAACACAGGCCTTGACATAACTTGGCAGAGGAGTCCAAATATCATAATCTTTGATACGTACATCAGCCCAGAACCAGGAAATATTCCACCAGGATCTGAGAAAGAACCATCAGCATTAAATTTGAACACAAGATTCATGTGCAGGTTCCCATTGAGTCCattgcataatgaggttgcgtCAGTGGGCTCCAGTGAGAAGAAGAAATCCAACACCGCGACCCAGGTCCTGTGAGGCTTGCGTGGGAGTCCTCACTCAGGACTGAAATAAGGAAATATCGATcaatttgtttcctttttctggATTTTGGCCTTGGGATAAGAAAGGGATTCACCGTAGTTCATCCAAACCAGCGacagaagatgaacaaaagccATATAACTCTTTGTTTCATATGATAATATCTAATGGTGACTGTTATAATAGTTGTTTTTTATTTCCTTGACAATAAAATGTatcagttatatatatatatatataataataataataataataataattagtaTCTATCTCAAGAATAGTTGATGTGTCCTATTAGCAAAGTTGCGATGATGTCACTATCAATGCTCAATCAAGCTTATTTCTAGCAATGTTTAGAATCTAAAAATGAATAGCAATACTACCATTGCCGCCGCCAAAATCTGAGTTGAATCATCAAGGtaggacaaaattcaaagtgAAGTAGTGAGGTTGGTTGACTGAACTCCAAGGAGCAACCAAACACGAGAATGCCGGCAACTTCTCAGCTTGAATTTAGTTGGAGAGGCCTGCCTAGTGCATCTTATCCGACTTGAAATCAGAAAGAGAAGTCCACATGTCGGAATTTGTTCAAGAGGCTTAAGTAAGTCAGTTTGTTGGGAAACTGAAAAAATTTGAAGGAGTTGCAGGAAATAAGAGAGTGTGAGAGAGCTTAGAAGTGACTTACCTAGGGAAGGCTGATGCCTATTACTATGTAAGGTGGAAGTGAGCCTTAATTGCTCAATAATAGTCCACATATTGGGCGTGTGGGAAGAATTAACTACTTGATCATGCAGTATTGCTATAATCGCCATTTAATTGATGGGATCTCAATCACGGCTTTTATGAAGGCTAATCGCTTTAAATACACTTAATTTGGAGACACGTCGCGCATTATCTTTGCCAGTCAACTCATTCTAATTAGTCCGACTGACGGCTCAACTCGATACTCCAGTGAACATCGAGGTTAACGGTTCGATTAACTACCATGGCTGATCGCTCGGGGCTAATTCGGCTGTTAAGACTATCAACTCGGTTCATACCAAAGTCATCACGTCGATCGGCGGCTAACGAGATCATCACTTAGGTCAGTTGCCGAGGTAAGATCACATCAACCAAAAATAGCAATGATGTTATAATTGCCTCCCCGAATAACAACTTgacaatgactatgtcttggcCGACTATTGGTTCCGGCACCATCACAACTGGGCTAATGCATCCAATGGAAGGTTCAAAGACGCCGCACGTAGATGACAACAAGAGTCATGGTAATGATAAAATGTTGCAACTTCGGTGAGCCCCATGGCCTCGACAACACGAGACTTGATATGCCGCTGGTCTAAAGTGATTCAACCAATTAAGCGAGCCTTACGTTGCGGACTTTCTCTTCGTCTCTTACCAGGAGAGCAGCGCCCGCTGCACGGAGGTTAGGTCAGGCCAACAAACGACCATATTTTTCTTAGAATCCCTTTAATTGATGTCAACATTTAGGAGGctgttgcggggacggcctttggccggagcctcacacaacagcatagcccacattaagctagcagagaaagaggaccgcgttcctcccgaggtattgtccgctttgggggtcgagcgtacccggagccctcctcacagttttgtcccacaaaaaggCCCTCGAGAGAAAAGGATTttcaccccccatttaaggcacggaacctttccgctactagccgatgtaggactaaattcaaggccccctcccccccccacaacatagcccccccagcgggaaggttccggccaggttttaccccaacgggcccccacagtcctggagggtagtcaatggagagaggaggcGCCCCTACCTagcgcgccatctgttgcggggacggcctttggccggagcctcatACAACaacatagcccacattaagctagcagagaaagaggaccgcgttcctcccgaggtattatcagctttgggggtcgagcgtatccggagccctcctcacggttttgtcccacaaaagggccctcgagaggaaaggatttccaccccccatttaaggcacggaatctttccgctactagccgatgtaggactaaattcTAGGCCCCCCCCCCCAACAGAGGCTAATTGCATCCAACTCGTTCAAGAAATATCTTTTAGACTACGTTCATCCGGTCATCAACCAAACTGAAGAAAGATTAGTCAACCATGCTGCTGCTTTCCTGGAGGCTAATGGTCAAAATAAGTCTTTGAATCCTATAAACCTCTACGGAGCTTGGATCATcttttacttcttctaacaattgtttttataataataataggaAAAAAAACTCGATGGAAATCAAAGCTGAGGCGGAATTGAACTTAAATTTCGATGTAAAAGGTTTTACCAACTTGACTAATTAATTGGTACTCTTAACAATAAATactaaattttaaaatagaaaattaaCGAAAGAATCCATGCAAAGCTTTCTAGATACACATCTAAGACTCATTCTAATGTTGGACAACCTTAGCTTATATTTGCTTAGACAATAGTTGTGGGTGAAAAGGAAATGTTTGCATATGCATATGACTTTCTATTTTATCAATTGTACATACATGATTAACATATCCAAGCATTTGCAGATAAGTCTTTTTCGTTAGtttctcataaaaaaaaaaatataacatttGATAATATTCCTTCCAAAAAGCCACCTATATCCTATCAAACTTCAAAATAACGATATATCTGGTACTTACTCCAACTTCAAGCCTATTCACCTTGTTGTGAAATTTAAACGAACGGATTGACAAGGCATAAAGTGTCAGAATTTAATTTGATGCACCACTTGTTATaaaaatgaatgaaaaagatgaaaTTTTAGAAATGTATCTTGCCAATGGTATGATAGGAGTCCTCATGAGATATGAGTTTACatagctaaaaaaaaatttccttttATTGTGGAAGCTCGGATATgagaagccaaaaaaaaaacaagtaaaaAATTATGGTCAAATGTTAGACAATTATCaatatttgtaaaaaaaaaataagtgctGGTTCCTCCCTTGTGTATAAAACCAAATTTTGCAAAAATATGCTCACGTCCTTTTCCATGTATTCGAAAATAGATATAGACAAGAATAAAAGATTGATCCTCCATATTACCATATGGTAAAGTTCTCAAACGAACATATAACCTTATAAATAGTCTAGATGATCTTAATTCATCCTTAGGTTGTAAAATCTTGATATTTGTATTTTGAGAGATGGTTAATCTTGATACTTAAACCATAATAAAGTTATATGATTACTAATTTGCTAAATATAGTGATAGGAGAATCTAACCAGAAATTTTAGTATATATGCATGGTAGCATACTGAGGCTATGATTCAACCCAAACATAACCAACTCTTGATTCTTTCCTTCATGATATTGTCTTAATGTTTATATGATCTATTAAAGACACACTCAGAGGAAGAGAATTGTAATCACCAGAACATACCCTAGTTGAAGAATTCGTCTTAAATACTAAAATTTCTGACGTATTTTGTTCACTATCTgaatcagatttggaatcaaaataaaattgaatATTTTTGGAAGAGTAGGAATTAAATTTTGGAGCATTAAAATATCCTCAGAATGAGATTTTCTCCAAATAAATTCCTGGAATGAgagggttttttttctttttttaatgatgAAGAATATGGGTAACTCATATTTATTCCTATTATATCGTTCAGTTCCTTTCAACTAAATATAtcctaaaaataatattttttaacgtGTCCTGCAGGTACATCCAAAATAATTGCTGAAAATTCCAATGCGGGGTCGTCCCGAAAGTCGCCGTTCCACCCAAAGTCGCCGTCCCACTATAACCCCTCTTTGTATATCCTCCTCCCCGCCAGGCCgttcacagaaaaaaaaaaaaaatagtcccATAGACTCCAAAGATATCCATGAATCCAGAGATTagtcctcccctcctcctcctcctcctccccctcttcctcctcttccccaccaccCGCTCCCAAAGTAACACTTCTTCTACCACTGAGActgccacagcaaatgctaacATCTCTTCTTGCCTCCTTTCTTCCCATGTTCAGAACTTCACCATCTCCTCCTCTCCACCTTCCATCCAATACTCCGATCTCCTCAACCTCTCAATCCAAAACCTCCGCTTGGCTGGCCCCTCCGTCCACAAGCCTTCGGTTTTCATCCTCCCAAAGACCCAACAAGAGCTCCAAAGCTCCATCCTCTGCTGCCGTTCTTCTTCCCTGGCCATTAGACTTCGGAGCGGCGGCCACAGCTTTGAAGGCTTATCCTACACCGCGGGAGAGCACACTCCCTTCGCGGTCATCGACTTGATGAACTTGAACCGGGTCTTGATCGATGCCGGCTCGTCCACGGCCTGGGCCGAGTCGGGTGCTACACTGGGCGAGATCTACTACGCCGTAGCCCAGTCCAACCGCTCCCTCGCCTTCTCGGCCGGGTCCTGCTCGACCGTCGGCAGCGGCGGCCACATCTCCGGGGGCGGGTTCGGCCTCCTCTCTCGGAAGTACGGCCTCTCCGCCGATAACGTCTTGGACGCGGTTCTCATCGACCCCGCCGGTCGAGCTCTGGACCGGAAATCCATGGGCGAGGACGTCTTCTGGGCCATCCGGGGCGGCGGTGGCGGGAGCTGGGGGGCGGTCTACGCGTGGAAGCTCCGGCTCGTCCCGGTCCCGGACCGGGTCACTGCGTGCTCCATCAGCCGGCCCGGCTCGGTCAGGCAAGTTGCCGAGTTGACTCACAAGTGGCAGTACGTCGCCCCGAGTCTCCCGGACGAGTTCTATCTCTCCACGATTATCCAAGGGTCAACGACTGGGAACGTCCGCAACACGTTCTTGGGCCTATTCCTTGGCCCTAAAGGAACGGCAATTTCCATACTGAGTCAACGATTCCCCGAGTTGAACGTATCAGAATCGGAGTGCAACGAGATGAGTTGGATCGAATCGGCGGTCGGTTTCGCAAATATAAAATCCGTCTCGGATCTACTGAAGCGCGAGCCGTCCACGAAGACGTACTTCAAGGTCAAGTCGGACTACGTGAGGGCCCCAATCGCGATAGGTGGTCTGATCACAGCCGTTGATTTGTTATCCAGGCAGCCAAAAGCTTACGTCATTTTTGACCCCTACGGTGGAGCGATGGGCAGGATAGGGAGCGGTGATCTTCCGTTCCCTCACCGGGGTGGGAATTTGTATGGGATCCAGTACAGGATCGATTGgcgagagggagaggatggaaTGGCGTACGTGGCATGGTTACGGAGGCTCTACGAGTACATGGGATGCTTTGTTTCGAAGAACCCCCGGGCGGCGTACGTGAATTATGTGGACCTTGATCTCGGGACCATCGAATGGACCATAGGAACTGGTGGGTCCTTGGACGCGGTGGGTGTGGCGAGGGCGTGGGGCGGGAGGTATTTCCTGGGGAACTACGGGAGGTTGGTGCGGGCCAAGACGGCAATCGATCCGGATAACGTGTTTAGAAATGAGCAGAGCATTCCTCCTTTGCCCAAGGGAGGTTTCTTAAAGTAGTACCATTCCTTAAAGTagtcatcaaaaataaaaataataattcacAGTCCTAGTCAAGAATGTTTTCTGACTAATGTAGCTCAATCTGTATCGTGTCAAATAAGTTTATTGAGTTATACTTGTCAATTATTTGTGGTCTTGATGTCTTCCATTTTATTTATTGTCAAAAGTTTCTACCATCAATTACATATATATTGGGCTTTTGGATAAGAATAACATTTTGGCTCATTGATATAAATTCACATCATTGCACTTGACGTGGCTAAATGACCGCACGTAATGAGCCAATGTATCTTCACATTTTCGAATCTAGAATTGAAGTTTGTTCAAAAGATTATAATCTTTAAAATGATTTAAATATAGCAATTCACTAGCATATAACCCATACGATGTACTGGATACATATTGTTCTTCTCTCTCCAATTGTACTTGAAATACAATATAGCTTCACATTTTCGAATCTAGAATTGAAGTTTGTTCAAAAGATTGCActctttaaattgatttaaataTAGCAATTCACTAGCATATAACCCATACGATGTACTGGATAcatatttttcttctctctccaaTTGTACTTGAAATACAATATAGCAATATAATAGATTACAACAAACAAAAAGCTTCAATAGCTAAATTTTTATTGTATATTAAATAATGAACTTTTAAGGCCGAGCAAGGAGTGTCTCTAAGTAGAAGCTAATTCAAGCAACTCGAGTAAGAAGGAAGACCTTAATTAGTTCTGTTGGTTGGGAGCCTCTCTCTAAGTAGAGGCCCGATAccaaagggagaagaagaagatgccaAATCAAGCGCACTGAGGCGCTCGACccattttatattttctatctttttcaCTTTTCTTGGGGTCTTTGATTTTGTCTTCAACCCAAACCTAGAGTAGGAGTTGTATCTTTTTTCTAGGACCTCCAACTCAAAGAGGTAATAGGATGCATCTAAAGGTCCTTCCATGTTGCTATCTTGAATCATTACTCTAAACAAGCCTTATTCCTGCTTCAGACTTTgtaatttttctaataagcctAGGTGGCGACTCCAAGCAACCATTGACCACCGGGGGTGGCCCCCGTTTGCATGATAAAAGCTTCACACCATTACAGGGAAAGGATTGTTGTGTCTTCTTATAGCGAGCGAAGCTTACTTGTTGGATCCATCGGAGATACGCAGAGATGACATTGAGGATACTTAGAAAATTTTTTCTATATTCTTAAAGCATTGATGGATCTAATCAGACTTAACCATGCAAAGCTGTGGCTCGAATAGTTGTCCATTTATTCAAAAGAGAAACCCCCTAATTACATGCATATATGTAGGCTTTGGCCTTTATGGGTTTGCTGCTGTATGCTTTCTTGAAAGTGTTAGCAAAATTATAATGCATTTATCATTTTATTTGGCTTATAtagttaatatttttttctgaattAGGTTAGCATATTGTCCATATTCACTGAGCAAATTATGTTTTGCTTGTATGAACTTTCtctgttttcttattttttaagcAGGATTTCTTCCAAATGGTAGATTTAGCAAATGTTTATCCAGATTGGCTGGAGGgggaaaaatagaaaaggatGAAGAAGGCAAATAGTTGTAGACGAACATCTTTCATCATTTTTTGTTGTGCCCTGTAAATTTTGGACGCCCAAATTTTGAAGTGATTGTATGATATCACTCTTGGAGATCCAAGACTTGTAAACAGGACTTATGACGCTAAGATTTACGTGAACCATCAACtacaataaatttaaaatttcttcTCGCAGGTGTAttagtttttcaaaaaaaaaaaaagggaaaaacctTTCGCATTTATGCTCTCCTTAAGTTCTACTAACGAAATGGGACTCAACAGAGAGTATTTATCAAAGATGCATCACGgtgcttttatatatatatatatatatattgttgttgttgttgttgttgttgttgttgttgttgtttgaaAACGGCattttatatagctctaacgtaagtacatccagccatatcaaaaaaaaaaagtaaagagtATAAGATAGGAGGTATGTCTCCTACAGATGCCCAGATGAACTCCTAAAGTATCGGGCCGCAAATGAGGCCTTCCGGAATACATGTAATACTTGAAAGTCGCTCAGCTCTTGAGCCAATTTACGGGTATCACGAATAAGGGGATAACCATCACCATATCTGTCCACTCTCCAAACCCAATCGATCACCACAGTGGAGTTCCTCTCGAGGCATATACGCTCAGCACTAACtacccgcctcgcataggagaTACCATCACGATGCTTTTCACATAAGAAGTGGTGTGTAAATATTTTTGGATGCAGTTGCTGTTCCTTCCTCATAAAGTTGTTAAACATGAAACCTTTTTTGATGTTGAACAGGTCTCTGCTAACCCCGATATGGAATCTCAGCCAACCATCTATCCTCCATGATGTCGATAGACCGTCTATCTTCAATCTTTCATCTGATAAATGAAAGGCCACCCTCGCCTGGGTCGGCCGGTTCCAAATACATTTATAAACTAGAGAATGTGATGTCTTTTTATAAAGTCATATGGATGGCGGTTTTGACGTTACTtaaagattatgtatgattggACTGGGCACAAGTGAGGCACGTGTCCCCTTATCAAATTCCACCATCCACAATTCATACCGTGTCGCAGTCTGGATTTACCATTGCTCAGCCCTTTTTCATGCAGTAGAGAGTGGGGTACTGCCTTTCGAAAGGTTATATGGATGGCAATCTAGATGCCCACGTAATTAAAATTCCACATGATTTGGCGCTGCATGACGACGATAGCGATAGGAAATAAGAGAGATGATAGCGataggaaagaagagagagtaTTTCTAGAACCACCCTCTCGAGCCTGCACGATTGACCTAAAACTAAATACGTGCCTATGTAATCAATCCAAATAAACCTGTATTGCAGTCTCTTAATTTATTGATCCAAATAAACCTGTGTTGCAGTGTCTCTTAATTCACACAGGCCAGAACCAGATCGGTTTTGGTATCATTTGCAATAATTTAAGTTCTCATCTAAAAAAGCTAGCcggaaaatattttattgattttttagtCTTGCGTAAGTACTTAAAATCTGTATAACTAATGTGAAACTAAACATATGTTCGAATAGGCCCTCACAATTAAAATTCAATATGGCTCTATATTTTTCTCTACAAGAACCAAACCAAAGATACGTGCAAAGTGAAAATTGAGTTTTCACTTTGTACCTACTATTGATATATATCATTTTGAGGTTTGAAAACGCCATTGTGTATTACTATAATATTACGATGTATATTTATTTAAGCAATACTAGAAGTTACGCCCATGATTTTCTAGGAGGCAGGTCTTTACAGTAGAGGTACCAATAGGATAGTTGTTATTTattacaatatattttatataacttgaaaattcaatttttttataattattcatTATAATAATCTATATTGGCCTACAATATCATGTGAAGACTTATTACAAGgtcttcagcaaaaaaaaaaatgaagacttATTACAAGGTAGCGATGTTTGAATATATGTATTTGATTGGAATCATataggactcgtttggttcgcaggaaaaagaggggggaaagtgtggtcaacgggaaagtaatgaaatgcctcttgtttggttggagttttcaaaggagagaaatgggaaagttgtattcccatgggaatatgattcccacatttcatgggaaagtctttcccatgagaaacatgggaaagttactttcccatgagaaacatgggaaagttactttcccatgaggtgggaatcactcctttttaattttttcccaaaagacccttcagcattaaagaagcattaaagaggcattaaagacctaatttttattaagggcataataggaattatacataacttttctaggaaagtggatggtcaaccaaacataagcactttggaaatttgtcactttcccatggttaaccaaacatgccaaaagtactttcctaggtatcctcttcctaggaatctgattcccaggaatcagattcctaggagggaaaatacttcccgcgaaccaaacgagcccataatATTTCGAATATTGCTTTGCGTATCCAGCGCCCGGCAAGTGCCATACAAAGTTTTATTCACCATATACTGAGGGCTGATATCGATTTGCTCCAAATGATGTGGCAAAAATGCAGCCTTGGTACGTGCTGGAGTTTGCATCGGGAtacgaaaaaaatattttttctctgagatctaataaatatattaatgttAAGATATCAAAGAAGCATTGATACTAAGAACAATAGCGAGAAGTATGACTAACCGTTGCATAATAATAGCCACGTAAAATGTGTAGcacatttcttttctttcttttagttcttcttttttttttgtagcgtGGCCAAATTGCACTACCCTTCTATAGATACAACGGAATACAATAAGCCAGTGTGGCAGAATTCCAAAGTGCTGACCCTATGTGATTGGCTGCAAATAAGGCAACCAAGTTCTTAACACTATTAGCCTCTCTATAAATATGTATTGCCTTGAATGGCACTATTAGCCTCTTTATAAGTTCTGTAGTAGGTCATCTGGGCGAAGGCTGTGGCGACGGGGCATAACATCATCGGCATAAATAAGACCCTTTGTCTTTCACTAAGAAAGAGCCCTGAAGGGCATTTGCACCCACTGAATCATGCACGA is from Phoenix dactylifera cultivar Barhee BC4 chromosome 18, palm_55x_up_171113_PBpolish2nd_filt_p, whole genome shotgun sequence and encodes:
- the LOC103722580 gene encoding reticuline oxidase-like; protein product: MNPEISPPLLLLLLPLFLLFPTTRSQSNTSSTTETATANANISSCLLSSHVQNFTISSSPPSIQYSDLLNLSIQNLRLAGPSVHKPSVFILPKTQQELQSSILCCRSSSLAIRLRSGGHSFEGLSYTAGEHTPFAVIDLMNLNRVLIDAGSSTAWAESGATLGEIYYAVAQSNRSLAFSAGSCSTVGSGGHISGGGFGLLSRKYGLSADNVLDAVLIDPAGRALDRKSMGEDVFWAIRGGGGGSWGAVYAWKLRLVPVPDRVTACSISRPGSVRQVAELTHKWQYVAPSLPDEFYLSTIIQGSTTGNVRNTFLGLFLGPKGTAISILSQRFPELNVSESECNEMSWIESAVGFANIKSVSDLLKREPSTKTYFKVKSDYVRAPIAIGGLITAVDLLSRQPKAYVIFDPYGGAMGRIGSGDLPFPHRGGNLYGIQYRIDWREGEDGMAYVAWLRRLYEYMGCFVSKNPRAAYVNYVDLDLGTIEWTIGTGGSLDAVGVARAWGGRYFLGNYGRLVRAKTAIDPDNVFRNEQSIPPLPKGGFLK